A stretch of Zymoseptoria tritici IPO323 chromosome 1, whole genome shotgun sequence DNA encodes these proteins:
- the MgGpa2 gene encoding G-protein alpha subunit translates to MCFGSSSKDDPEAKKSKEIEKQLREDQKRLDREVKLLLLGAGESGKSTVLKQMRLIHTKGFSSSERKQWKVTIFQNLVHAFQVVFGAMEEQEVEFADPSSVGFAELLAADPEIGPDDSMPNDCLHAFKNLWRDQGVQLAIRKGNEYALHDNLTYFLTDVDRLFARDYSPTDQDILRARLRTTGISETIFETGSLTYRMFDVGGQRSERKKWIHVFDNVQVVLFLVAISGFDHVLVEDRNGNQMHEALMLFESIANSKYFEKSALILFLNKIDLFREKVSSGRSLIREHFPEYTGADTDVDEGQQFFARKFKNLVRDPEKEAYVHFTNATDTNLLDKTMKSVQDMIVQRNLHNLML, encoded by the exons agaTGATCccgaggcgaagaagagcaaggagaTTGAGAAACAGCTGCGGGAAGATCAGAAGCGCTTGGATAGGGAGGTCAAGCTCCTCCTGCTCG GCGCTGGCGAATCCGGCAAGTCGACCGTGTTGAAGCAGATGCGCCTGATTCACACCAAgggcttctcctcctcagaACGGAAGCAATGGAAAGTCACCATCTTTCAGAATCTGGTGCATGCCTTCCAGGTCGTGTTTGGCGCAATGGAAGAGCAAGAGGTGGAATTTGCTGATCCCAGCAGCGTG GGCTTCGCCGAACTCCTCGCCGCAGACCCAGAAATTGGTCCTGACGATTCAATGCCAAACGACTGCCTCCATGCTTTCAAGAATTTATGGAGAGATCAAGGCGTACAGCTTGCGATTAGAAAGGGCAACGAATATGCGCTTCACGACAACCTCACATA CTTTCTCACAGACGTGGACAGATTATTTGCCAGGGACTACTCACCGACCGACCAGGACATCCTCAGAGCTCGACTAAGGACGACAGGAATCAGCGAGACCATCTTCGAGACTGGCTCACTAACGTACCGCATGTTCGATGTTGGTGGACAGAGATCTGAGCGAAAGAAGTGGATTCACGTTTTCGACAACGTACAAGTGGTACTCTTCCTGGTCGCCATCAGCGGCTTCGATCATGTCTTGGTGGAAGACAGGAACGGC AACCAAATGCACGAAGCTCTCATGCTCTTCGAATCCATCGCGAACAGCAAATACTTCGAAAAGTCcgccctcatcctcttcctcaacaAAATCGACCTCTTCCGAGAGAAGGTTTCCTCTGGGCGGTCTCTCATCCGCGAACACTTTCCAGAGTACACCGGAGCCGACACGGACGTCGATGAAGGCCAACAATTCTTCGCGCGGAAATTCAAAAACTTGGTCCGCGATCCTGAGAAAGAGGcatacgtgcactttaccAACGCTACCGATACGAACTTGCTGGACAAGACAATGAAGAGTGTGCAGGATATGATTGTGCAGCGGAACTTGCATAACTTGATGCTGTGA
- a CDS encoding E2 ubiquitin-conjugating protein MMS2: protein MGAKVPRNFRLLEELEKGEKGVGAEACSYGLDEGDDLLMTNWNGTILGPPHSVHENRIYSLKIVCGPQYPDSPPEVTFISKVNLPCVDQRQGKVDLSKLPSISVWKRDFTMETILIEIRRYMAAPANKKLPQPPEGTNF from the exons ATGGGCGCGAAAGTCCCGCGCAACTTTCGCTTgctggaggagttggagaaggGCGAGAAAGGAGTGGGCGCTG AGGCCTGCTCATACGGTCTGGACGAAGGCGATGACCTCCTCATGACGAACTGGAACGGCACCATCCTCGGACCACCTCAC AGCGTACACGAGAACCGCATATACTCCCTCAAGATCGTCTGCGGACCACAATACCCCGACTCGCCGCCAGAAGTGACCTTCATCAGCAAGGTCAATCTGCCATGCGTGGATCAGAGGCAAGGAAAG GTCGACTTGTCCAAGCTCCCGAGCATCAGCGTGTGGAAGCGCGACTTCACAATGGAAACCATCCTCATCGAGATTCGACGCTACATGGCTGCGCCTGCGAACAAGAAGCTACCGCAGCCTCCAGAGGGCACGAACTTCTGA